A section of the Solitalea canadensis DSM 3403 genome encodes:
- a CDS encoding LiaF transmembrane domain-containing protein — MENQDYKQEYKEYKNMEPNFEDRFQERRRRHMQKYGRPNNVLGGLVLVAIGVIYLLNQIDSALIPDYIFKWYTLLIAVGLFVGAKHNFRGGGWIIPILIGTYFLMINNSILPAEFQRYAVPTGIILLGVFVMIRSKRNKEFYDCVTESVSDEDVIDITNVFGGSKRTVLSKNFKGGKISSVFGGVDLNLTQADFEGTIYMDIENVFGGTKLLVPANWEVKVETVSVFGGVNDKRPIMPASDAPSKILIIKGTCVFGGIDIKSY, encoded by the coding sequence ATGGAAAATCAAGATTATAAACAAGAATATAAAGAATATAAAAATATGGAACCGAACTTTGAAGATAGATTTCAAGAACGCAGAAGAAGACATATGCAAAAATACGGTCGTCCTAATAATGTTTTAGGCGGACTTGTTTTGGTTGCAATTGGTGTGATTTATTTACTTAATCAGATTGACTCAGCTTTAATCCCCGACTATATTTTCAAATGGTATACGTTATTAATTGCTGTCGGACTCTTTGTTGGCGCTAAACATAATTTCAGAGGCGGAGGCTGGATCATCCCTATCCTTATCGGTACTTACTTCCTGATGATCAATAATAGCATTTTACCAGCCGAATTTCAGCGTTATGCTGTTCCTACCGGAATTATTCTTTTGGGTGTATTTGTGATGATTCGATCAAAAAGGAACAAGGAGTTCTATGATTGTGTTACAGAAAGTGTTTCTGACGAAGATGTAATAGATATTACCAATGTTTTCGGTGGATCTAAACGTACTGTTCTATCCAAAAACTTTAAAGGAGGAAAAATCAGCTCTGTTTTTGGAGGAGTTGATCTTAACCTTACCCAGGCAGATTTTGAAGGTACCATTTATATGGATATCGAGAATGTATTTGGTGGAACCAAATTACTTGTACCTGCCAATTGGGAAGTTAAAGTGGAAACTGTAAGCGTATTCGGTGGAGTTAACGACAAACGTCCGATTATGCCAGCCAGTGACGCTCCTTCTAAAATACTGATTATTAAAGGCACATGTGTATTTGGTGGTATCGATATTAAAAGTTATTAA
- a CDS encoding thioredoxin domain-containing protein encodes MQTHTNSLIHETSPYLLQHAHNPVNWYPWGAEALQKAKDENKLILVSVGYSACHWCHVMEHESFEDEQVASIMNEHFVCIKVDREERPDIDQVYMNAVQLMTGGGGWPLNCFCLPDQRPFYGGTYFRKQDWMRLLNDLQAFFVNKPKEAEEYADRLHKGIKQSDVVGFVAEQKEYSVNTLKEIVDPWTRYFDYSDGGYNRAPKFPLPNNFQFLLRYARLAKDQASNVITRLTLDKMAYGGIYDQLGGGFARYSVDSVWLVPHFEKMLYDNGQLVSLYAEAYQYSGSLLYKNVVAETLEFIRRELTSPEGGFYSALDADSEGVEGKFYCWTRDELKGILSDDEEIFSTYYNVTEEGNWEETNILHRKEDDKVIANAHGLSEDELTVIIDRCKAKLMKVREHRVRPGLDDKILTSWNGIMLKGYIDAYRVFRVDEYLQTALTNASFLLENLKQADGSWKRNYKNGNATINAFLDDYVLVAEAFIELYQATFDEQWLAEAKAIVDYCIEHFYDQQSGMFYYTSNTDEQLITRKFELMDSVIPSSNSVLARVLLKIGTYYQQENYLELTAQMLTNISEHIKKYASSYSNWALLMLERVFPFYEVAITGSDWQIKTKELDQYYIPNKLVLGGANGTLPLLEGKMSTETKIYVCVNRTCQLPVTEVIEAVGQMKEDFPLV; translated from the coding sequence ATGCAAACACACACCAATAGTCTTATTCATGAGACCTCGCCTTATTTACTTCAACATGCGCATAATCCGGTAAACTGGTATCCATGGGGAGCGGAAGCCCTGCAAAAAGCTAAAGATGAAAACAAACTTATATTGGTAAGCGTAGGCTATTCGGCATGCCATTGGTGTCATGTGATGGAGCATGAATCATTTGAAGATGAGCAGGTGGCGTCAATCATGAATGAACACTTTGTTTGTATAAAAGTTGACAGAGAAGAGCGACCCGATATAGACCAGGTTTACATGAATGCCGTTCAGTTAATGACCGGCGGGGGAGGGTGGCCATTAAACTGTTTTTGTTTGCCTGATCAACGCCCTTTTTATGGAGGTACCTATTTCAGGAAGCAAGATTGGATGCGATTGCTTAATGATCTGCAAGCGTTTTTTGTTAACAAACCCAAAGAAGCCGAGGAGTATGCCGATCGCTTGCACAAAGGAATCAAACAGTCGGATGTGGTTGGTTTTGTTGCTGAACAGAAAGAGTATTCAGTTAATACCCTAAAAGAGATCGTAGACCCATGGACCCGTTATTTTGATTATTCTGACGGTGGATATAATCGTGCACCAAAGTTTCCATTGCCAAATAATTTTCAGTTTTTGTTAAGATATGCACGATTGGCAAAAGATCAGGCTTCAAATGTAATTACGCGTTTAACGCTTGATAAAATGGCCTATGGTGGTATTTATGATCAGCTAGGTGGTGGTTTTGCAAGGTATTCAGTTGATTCTGTATGGCTGGTGCCACATTTTGAAAAGATGTTGTATGATAATGGTCAGTTGGTAAGTTTATATGCTGAGGCCTATCAATACAGTGGTTCTCTTCTGTATAAGAATGTGGTAGCGGAGACGCTTGAGTTTATCAGGCGTGAGCTTACTTCACCTGAAGGGGGCTTTTATTCAGCTTTGGATGCGGATAGTGAAGGTGTTGAGGGCAAATTTTATTGCTGGACAAGAGACGAGTTGAAAGGCATTTTGAGTGATGATGAAGAGATTTTTAGTACTTACTATAACGTAACGGAAGAAGGTAATTGGGAAGAAACTAATATTCTTCACCGAAAGGAAGATGATAAGGTAATTGCGAATGCGCATGGTTTATCAGAGGATGAGTTAACAGTGATAATCGATCGCTGTAAGGCAAAGTTGATGAAAGTTCGTGAACACAGGGTTCGCCCCGGACTTGACGATAAAATCCTGACCTCGTGGAATGGAATTATGCTAAAAGGCTATATTGATGCTTACAGGGTTTTTAGAGTAGATGAATATCTTCAAACAGCTTTAACCAACGCCTCGTTTTTACTTGAAAACCTGAAACAAGCCGATGGCTCGTGGAAACGTAATTATAAAAATGGTAATGCTACGATCAATGCTTTTTTGGATGATTATGTATTAGTGGCAGAAGCTTTTATAGAATTATACCAGGCTACTTTCGATGAGCAATGGCTTGCTGAGGCAAAAGCTATAGTTGATTACTGTATCGAACATTTTTATGATCAACAATCAGGAATGTTTTATTATACCTCAAATACCGATGAGCAATTAATAACCCGAAAGTTTGAGCTCATGGATTCGGTTATTCCTTCATCTAATTCAGTGCTTGCCAGAGTATTGTTAAAAATTGGTACCTATTATCAGCAGGAGAACTATCTTGAATTAACTGCGCAAATGCTAACGAATATTAGCGAGCATATTAAGAAATATGCATCATCTTATTCGAACTGGGCATTGTTAATGTTGGAGCGTGTATTTCCTTTTTATGAGGTCGCCATTACCGGAAGTGACTGGCAAATTAAAACAAAAGAACTCGATCAGTACTATATTCCTAATAAACTCGTTCTTGGAGGAGCGAATGGAACACTACCATTACTCGAAGGTAAAATGTCCACTGAAACGAAGATCTATGTGTGTGTAAACCGTACCTGCCAGTTACCGGTTACGGAAGTAATCGAAGCAGTCGGACAAATGAAAGAGGATTTTCCACTCGTTTAA
- a CDS encoding PepSY-associated TM helix domain-containing protein: protein MSKRAVTKNIFKIHQLAGLISGLVLLIIGLSGSVLVFREEIDRAQLQPPIVHYNPAQLNIDTSFKKLRKEYQGAEIRLTNVTPKENESLCFSIRTPKERLGIYTHPVTGEILKRINSNNTIIVWMLNLHYNLHAGQTGKVVVLITGILFILSIITGFVIYRKSILKVLQFKSRINRKNKQTLSSSLHRTIGVWSLLLNLILAVTGVLISYSIAFPSAKKKTKKEIASKEITINITVDEVLASIKDQYPNYQPNFIRVPSGSKTMQIGGSLPGDFFLYSHYANKIQVELASGKMDKLNSIATKPFGDKFNEIIKPLHFGEYGGLPIKILYCFAGLSIPLLSITGFLLWTIRMKKAPKKSPNYSVSA from the coding sequence ATGTCGAAAAGAGCGGTAACTAAAAATATTTTTAAGATACATCAACTGGCAGGCCTGATTTCAGGCCTTGTCTTGTTGATCATTGGACTTAGCGGTTCTGTTTTGGTTTTCAGAGAGGAGATTGACCGTGCCCAGTTACAGCCTCCCATAGTGCACTATAATCCTGCACAATTAAATATCGACACCTCTTTCAAAAAACTTAGAAAAGAATACCAGGGAGCTGAAATCAGGCTAACGAATGTAACACCGAAAGAAAACGAAAGTCTTTGTTTTAGTATTCGTACACCCAAAGAGCGACTGGGCATCTATACCCATCCTGTTACCGGAGAAATACTGAAAAGAATCAATAGCAACAACACGATAATTGTTTGGATGTTGAATCTTCATTACAATCTTCATGCTGGACAAACGGGTAAGGTTGTTGTACTTATTACCGGTATTTTATTCATCTTATCAATCATTACAGGGTTTGTTATTTACCGTAAATCCATTTTAAAAGTCTTACAATTCAAGTCCAGAATCAATCGAAAGAACAAGCAAACGCTTTCATCATCGTTGCATCGTACAATCGGTGTCTGGAGTTTATTGTTAAACTTAATTCTGGCGGTTACAGGTGTACTTATTAGTTATTCGATAGCTTTTCCTTCAGCAAAAAAGAAAACTAAAAAAGAGATTGCATCAAAGGAAATAACGATAAACATTACTGTAGATGAGGTATTAGCCAGTATAAAAGATCAATATCCTAATTATCAGCCTAATTTTATCCGAGTGCCATCCGGTAGTAAAACCATGCAAATTGGGGGAAGTTTACCAGGCGATTTCTTTCTATATTCTCATTATGCCAATAAGATACAGGTTGAATTAGCATCGGGAAAAATGGATAAACTTAATTCGATTGCAACCAAACCATTCGGCGATAAGTTCAATGAAATAATTAAACCATTACATTTTGGTGAGTATGGCGGTTTGCCAATAAAGATTTTATATTGCTTTGCAGGGTTAAGTATTCCACTACTTTCTATTACTGGCTTTTTGTTGTGGACTATCAGAATGAAAAAGGCTCCTAAAAAGAGCCCTAACTACAGTGTATCCGCTTAA
- a CDS encoding GNAT family N-acetyltransferase: MNDLEFQELTIKNWFQFEKLMGEKGGCGGCWCMAFRLPTKEFNEYKYDGNKALMHDLVKEQKPTGLLAFYDEEPIGWLALAPREDYIKIEKSRSLIRVDDKPVWSISCFFVRKEYRREGISKALIKGAIDFARAKNIKTLEAYPALPYAEKMPDAFLWVGLLSSFLANGFQIVKQNGKSRAIVRLDV; this comes from the coding sequence ATGAACGACCTGGAATTTCAAGAACTAACGATCAAAAACTGGTTTCAGTTTGAAAAGCTTATGGGAGAAAAGGGTGGATGCGGTGGATGTTGGTGTATGGCTTTTCGATTACCTACCAAAGAGTTTAATGAGTATAAATACGATGGTAACAAAGCTTTGATGCATGATTTAGTAAAAGAACAGAAGCCAACTGGTTTGCTTGCTTTTTATGATGAAGAACCTATTGGATGGCTTGCACTAGCTCCACGTGAAGATTATATCAAAATTGAAAAATCAAGATCGCTTATTCGGGTAGATGACAAACCTGTTTGGTCCATATCTTGTTTCTTTGTTAGAAAAGAATATCGTAGAGAAGGAATATCCAAAGCGTTGATCAAAGGTGCTATCGATTTTGCCAGAGCGAAAAATATAAAAACTTTAGAAGCTTATCCAGCCTTGCCCTATGCAGAAAAAATGCCTGATGCTTTTCTTTGGGTGGGACTCTTGAGTAGTTTCTTAGCAAACGGCTTCCAAATTGTTAAACAAAATGGAAAAAGTCGTGCTATTGTGAGATTAGATGTTTAG
- a CDS encoding TonB-dependent receptor, with translation MTKYILSALAICVTLSGAVQAQNKPSKAKSTSKADSSKVDKEMERQLDEIVVSAGRTKETKSETPVTITVLNAKEIATQATINSNITNVMGWTVPGLALATNTSYSTGQTLRGRNALVLIDGIPQSTPLRAASREMRSIDPSAIEKIEVVKGATSIYGNGADGGLINYITRKPSEQKFGGRTTIGGSGQLKNAKDTYGYRLNQLLFGNGKNIDYTTNFSFERTGVLKDAEGNVISPDFGLGETNTFNGFAKVGYNLSDESRLELMYNFFRSEQKSDYIVQLGKYGERPTIGVPGMRKTDGEGTPFNHNAALQFTKKNIFGNTDFNYSMYMQKFETTFGYSESFYNGGQSKVNSDKKGLRLNFVTPYAFSPNFRGDIIYGGDVLNDVTSQRLLDGRVWVPNMNAFSLAPYLQVKTYFFEYLVFKAGVRYENLSVKIQDYNTLATGPNNAVSIAVRGGKLVYNPLTFNFGLRLAKYQFFTPYVSFSQGFSIYDLGRTLRAAKENTVEQLNTKPVIANNYEAGFNSRVGIFNFEAVGYISTSKLGANLVQENGWFVPQRAAERVYGFELVADAYISSKVKAGASYSYTEGKIDTNNDKEFDDRDNYLSGLRIPPSKLTAYINYKPINALDLSLYWVRSGNRDRFEKTKTGAYNLGEGPVNAYNIFNLNGSYSVNKDLRLSLGIENLLNKAYYTPYAQFYGRDDYYTQSNGTRYNLSLSYSF, from the coding sequence ATGACTAAATATATACTTTCCGCTTTAGCTATTTGTGTAACACTTTCCGGAGCCGTACAAGCTCAAAATAAACCCTCTAAAGCAAAATCAACTTCTAAAGCAGACAGCTCAAAAGTTGATAAGGAAATGGAGCGTCAATTAGATGAAATTGTTGTATCAGCAGGAAGAACCAAGGAAACTAAAAGCGAAACTCCAGTTACTATTACTGTTCTTAATGCAAAAGAAATTGCTACTCAAGCCACCATCAATTCTAATATAACGAATGTAATGGGCTGGACCGTTCCAGGTTTAGCTTTGGCAACTAATACTTCCTATAGTACAGGACAAACTTTGCGTGGGCGTAATGCTCTTGTGTTAATCGACGGTATCCCTCAATCAACTCCTTTACGTGCAGCATCAAGAGAAATGCGCTCTATTGATCCATCTGCAATCGAAAAAATCGAAGTAGTAAAAGGAGCAACTTCAATATATGGTAACGGTGCAGATGGTGGTTTAATCAATTATATCACCAGAAAACCATCAGAACAAAAATTTGGCGGCAGAACTACCATTGGTGGTAGCGGACAACTTAAAAATGCAAAAGATACTTACGGTTATCGTTTAAACCAGCTTTTGTTTGGCAACGGTAAAAACATTGATTATACAACCAACTTTAGTTTTGAAAGAACCGGTGTACTAAAAGATGCTGAAGGAAATGTTATAAGTCCCGACTTTGGTTTGGGTGAAACTAATACATTCAATGGTTTTGCTAAAGTTGGCTACAATCTTTCTGACGAAAGCCGTCTTGAACTGATGTATAACTTTTTCAGGAGTGAGCAAAAGTCTGATTATATTGTACAACTAGGTAAATATGGAGAAAGACCAACGATTGGTGTTCCGGGTATGCGTAAAACAGATGGGGAAGGAACTCCATTTAACCATAATGCTGCTTTACAATTTACCAAGAAAAACATTTTTGGCAATACGGACTTCAACTATTCGATGTACATGCAGAAGTTTGAAACTACTTTTGGCTACTCAGAAAGCTTCTACAACGGGGGACAGTCAAAGGTAAACTCTGATAAAAAGGGACTTCGTTTAAACTTTGTAACTCCATATGCCTTCTCTCCTAATTTCAGAGGTGATATTATCTACGGTGGCGATGTGTTGAATGATGTTACCTCACAACGTTTATTAGACGGACGTGTTTGGGTTCCGAACATGAATGCTTTTTCATTAGCTCCCTACTTACAGGTAAAAACTTACTTTTTCGAGTATCTTGTTTTTAAGGCAGGAGTTCGTTATGAAAACCTTAGTGTAAAAATTCAGGATTATAATACATTGGCGACAGGACCTAATAATGCAGTTAGTATTGCAGTTAGAGGGGGCAAACTGGTATACAATCCACTTACCTTCAATTTCGGTCTACGATTGGCAAAATATCAGTTTTTTACGCCATATGTTAGTTTTTCACAAGGATTTTCTATTTACGACTTAGGTCGTACGTTGCGAGCTGCAAAAGAAAATACAGTGGAACAATTAAATACCAAACCTGTTATTGCTAACAATTATGAAGCAGGATTTAACAGCCGTGTTGGTATTTTTAATTTTGAGGCTGTTGGATATATCAGTACTTCTAAATTAGGAGCCAATTTAGTACAGGAAAACGGATGGTTTGTTCCTCAACGTGCAGCAGAACGCGTTTATGGTTTTGAGTTGGTGGCTGATGCTTACATTTCTTCAAAAGTAAAAGCCGGAGCTTCCTACTCTTATACTGAAGGTAAGATCGATACTAATAATGATAAAGAATTTGACGATAGAGATAATTATTTATCAGGATTACGTATTCCTCCTTCAAAATTAACTGCTTACATCAATTATAAACCAATTAATGCTTTAGATCTAAGTCTATATTGGGTTCGTTCAGGAAATCGTGATCGTTTTGAAAAAACTAAGACCGGCGCTTATAACTTAGGAGAAGGTCCGGTTAATGCTTATAACATCTTCAACTTAAACGGTTCTTACAGTGTTAACAAAGACCTCAGACTGTCATTAGGTATCGAAAACCTGTTAAACAAGGCTTACTATACTCCGTATGCACAATTCTACGGTCGTGATGATTATTATACTCAATCAAATGGAACACGTTATAACCTTTCTTTAAGCTATTCATTTTAA
- a CDS encoding acyl-CoA carboxylase subunit beta produces MYENQIETSRNEDINKQLLYELNTRWKKIKEGGGQKSAAKQKEKGKLLARERIAYLIDPTTEFTEFGSFAAYDMYQAEGGCPAAGVITGLGYVSGKLCVIVANDATVKAGAWFPMTAKKNLRAQEIAMENRLPIIYLVDSAGVYLPMQDEIFPDKEHFGRIFRNNAIMSSIGIVQIAAIMGSCVAGGAYLPIMSDEALIVNGTGSVFLAGSYLVKSAIGEDIDNETLGGATTHSEISGVTDYKCEDDNDCLDKIRSIVDKMGDNPKAGFSRIEAKVPSKDENEIYGILPDSRDKPFDMLDIIHRLVDNSEFDEYKELYGKSILCGYARIDGWAVGIIANQRKVVKSKKGEMQFGGVIYSDSADKSTRFIMNCNQKKIPLVFLQDVTGFMVGSRSEQGGIIKDGAKMVNAVANSVVPKFTVVIGNSYGAGNYAMCGKAYDPRFIAAWPSAKIAVMGGSQAAKTLLQIQESSMKARGEEITDEKEQQLLKEITDRYNSQTTPYYAAARLWVDEIIDPLSTRKWISTGIEAANHAPIEKQFNVGVLQV; encoded by the coding sequence ATGTATGAGAATCAAATAGAAACAAGCAGAAACGAAGACATTAATAAACAGCTGCTTTATGAACTAAATACCCGATGGAAAAAAATAAAGGAGGGTGGCGGTCAAAAGTCAGCAGCTAAACAAAAAGAAAAGGGCAAATTGCTTGCACGCGAGCGAATTGCATATTTAATTGACCCAACTACTGAGTTTACTGAATTTGGTTCTTTTGCAGCTTACGATATGTATCAGGCTGAAGGAGGATGTCCTGCGGCTGGAGTAATTACAGGCTTGGGTTATGTGTCAGGGAAGTTGTGTGTAATTGTTGCCAATGATGCTACAGTAAAAGCTGGTGCATGGTTTCCAATGACCGCAAAAAAGAATTTACGTGCTCAGGAAATAGCCATGGAAAACCGTTTGCCTATTATTTACCTGGTAGACAGCGCAGGCGTTTATTTGCCAATGCAGGATGAAATTTTCCCTGATAAAGAACATTTCGGACGCATATTTAGAAATAATGCAATTATGTCGTCGATAGGCATTGTTCAAATTGCAGCAATTATGGGTTCTTGTGTAGCAGGGGGGGCTTATTTGCCGATTATGAGTGATGAAGCGTTAATTGTTAATGGTACAGGATCTGTTTTCTTAGCCGGTTCCTACCTGGTTAAATCTGCCATTGGTGAAGATATTGATAATGAAACATTAGGTGGAGCAACTACGCATTCTGAAATATCAGGAGTTACGGATTACAAATGCGAGGATGACAATGACTGTTTGGATAAAATCCGTTCTATAGTGGATAAAATGGGTGATAATCCGAAAGCAGGATTTAGTCGCATTGAGGCTAAAGTACCATCTAAGGATGAAAATGAAATCTATGGTATACTTCCCGACAGTCGTGATAAACCATTTGATATGTTGGATATTATTCATCGTTTGGTAGATAACTCTGAATTTGATGAATATAAGGAGTTGTATGGGAAATCAATTTTATGCGGTTATGCACGTATTGATGGCTGGGCTGTAGGAATAATTGCCAATCAACGCAAAGTGGTTAAATCTAAAAAAGGAGAGATGCAGTTCGGTGGAGTAATTTACTCTGATTCAGCGGATAAGTCTACTCGTTTTATCATGAACTGTAATCAAAAGAAAATCCCCTTGGTGTTTTTGCAAGATGTAACGGGTTTTATGGTTGGTTCACGTTCGGAACAAGGTGGTATTATTAAAGATGGGGCCAAAATGGTTAATGCAGTGGCAAATTCAGTGGTCCCTAAATTCACGGTCGTTATTGGTAATTCATACGGAGCTGGTAATTATGCGATGTGTGGCAAAGCTTATGATCCTCGTTTTATTGCGGCCTGGCCTAGTGCAAAAATTGCCGTTATGGGCGGTTCGCAGGCTGCAAAAACATTATTGCAAATTCAGGAATCTTCAATGAAGGCAAGGGGCGAAGAAATAACAGACGAGAAAGAACAGCAATTATTAAAGGAAATTACAGATCGCTATAACAGTCAAACTACTCCATATTATGCAGCAGCTCGTTTATGGGTAGATGAGATCATTGATCCGTTATCGACTCGCAAATGGATCTCCACAGGAATTGAAGCCGCTAACCATGCTCCGATTGAGAAGCAATTTAATGTTGGGGTGTTGCAGGTGTGA
- a CDS encoding HD domain-containing protein: MLTLDLGRQTFGDNINVNNVLSRAEVNELLNSWVKNDRLLLHMNQVGYLMRQWALEQEGLSEDEAWKWEMAGLLHDADWDQWPDQHCRLIIEELEKRAVDPEIIHAIASHGPLYFGVEPVSRMDKMLYALDELSGLVHAYSLMRPERYAGMELKGVKKRLKEKSFAANVSRDDIQDACERAFLQLDDLIQFIIKHQGNVN; this comes from the coding sequence ATGCTAACACTCGATTTAGGAAGACAAACATTTGGCGATAACATTAATGTAAATAATGTTTTGAGCAGAGCAGAAGTCAATGAATTACTAAACAGTTGGGTAAAAAATGATCGTTTATTACTCCATATGAATCAAGTGGGTTACCTCATGAGGCAGTGGGCATTGGAGCAGGAAGGGTTATCTGAAGATGAAGCGTGGAAGTGGGAGATGGCTGGCTTGCTACATGATGCCGATTGGGATCAGTGGCCCGACCAACATTGTCGTTTAATTATCGAAGAGCTTGAAAAAAGAGCGGTTGATCCTGAAATTATTCATGCAATTGCTTCGCATGGGCCGTTGTACTTTGGTGTGGAACCGGTAAGCAGAATGGATAAAATGCTTTATGCATTGGATGAACTTTCGGGTTTGGTCCACGCTTACTCATTAATGCGGCCCGAAAGATACGCAGGCATGGAGCTGAAAGGAGTAAAAAAGCGATTGAAGGAAAAGAGTTTTGCTGCAAATGTTTCAAGAGATGATATTCAGGATGCTTGTGAAAGAGCATTCCTGCAACTAGATGATCTGATCCAATTTATTATTAAACATCAGGGAAACGTTAATTAA